The Candidatus Hydrogenisulfobacillus filiaventi sequence GGTCATCCTGTCGGTGGATACCGCCGGCTACACCCTGCTGCCGGGGGAGAACTGCGAGGTCCGCATCACCATCCACTGACCCTCGGATGATCCGCCCGCGGGGGCCGGCTGTGCCGGCCCCCTTCTGTTGTCCCCGCCCCCGGCATAGGGTGCAGGGGACAAGGAGGGGACCGGGCCATGGTGGTGCAGCGGGTGGTGCTGGTGGGCAACCCCAATGTGGGCAAGTCGCGGGTCTTCCAGCGCCTGACCGGGGTCTACGCCGAGGTTTCCAACTTCCCCGGCACGACAGTGGAGGTGACGCGGGCCGCCCTCCGGGGCCGGCGGGAGGTGGAGGTGGCGGACAGCCCCGGCGTGTACGGCCTCAGCCGCTTCACCCCGGAAGAGGAGGTGACGGCCGGGCTGGTGGCGGAGGCGGACCTGCTGGTCAACGTGGTGGATGCCACCCGCCTCAGCCGGGACCTTTTCCTGACCCTGCAGCTGCGGGAGCTGGGGCGGCCGCTGGTGGTGGTGCTCAACCTGATGGATGAAGTCGCGCGGGCGGGGGCCCGCCTGGACCGCGCCCGGCTGTCGGCCCGGCTGGGGGTGCCGGTGGTGCCGGTGAGCGCCCGTACCGGGGAAGGGTTCGACCTTCTGGAGGACGTCCTGCGCAGCTGGGCGGACACCCCCGCCCGGCTGCCGCCGCCCGGGACCCCGCCCCGGGCCCCGGGCGGGCTGTCCGGCCTCGAGGCCCTGCTGTGGGCGGAGGAGGACCCCCAGGCGGTGGCCCGGGCCGGTAGCGCCCCTCCGCCCGGCTCCCGGGAGGCCCGCTACCGGGCCCGGCGGCTGGAGGCCGACCGCCTGGCGGCTGAGGTGTGGACGGGTCCGGGGGAGGGCGACCGCTGGACCCGGCGCCTGGACGCGGTGCTGCTGCATCCCCTGGGCGGGGCGCTGACGGTGGTGCTCCTGCTGCTGACGGTCTACGAGCTGGTGGGCGTGCTGGTGGCCGGCCGGCTGGTGGGTGCCCTGGAGGGCTGGGTGCGGGGAAGCCTGGTGCCGCTGCTGCAGGCGGCCGTGGGCCAGGTGTTCCCGCCGGGCAGCCCACCCTACCGCCTGCTGGCAGGGGAGTTCGGCATCCTGACCGGGGGCGTCACCTACCTTTTCG is a genomic window containing:
- a CDS encoding Ferrous iron transport protein B: MVVQRVVLVGNPNVGKSRVFQRLTGVYAEVSNFPGTTVEVTRAALRGRREVEVADSPGVYGLSRFTPEEEVTAGLVAEADLLVNVVDATRLSRDLFLTLQLRELGRPLVVVLNLMDEVARAGARLDRARLSARLGVPVVPVSARTGEGFDLLEDVLRSWADTPARLPPPGTPPRAPGGLSGLEALLWAEEDPQAVARAGSAPPPGSREARYRARRLEADRLAAEVWTGPGEGDRWTRRLDAVLLHPLGGALTVVLLLLTVYELVGVLVAGRLVGALEGWVRGSLVPLLQAAVGQVFPPGSPPYRLLAGEFGILTGGVTYLFALLLPLVTAFYLLLAVLEDSGYLPRLATLLDRWFLKLGLNGRAVIPLVLGFGCVTMATVTTRILSTPRERTMATILLAWTVPCSAQMGVITGLLSGLGWRYAVAYAGIIVGLFVLVGTALDRTLPGRPAPLLLALPPLRWPQAGAVWVKTWIKVAGFLREAGPLFLIGSGAVELATLTGLLPALERALGPALQGWLGLPPQAASAFLLGFLRRDFGAAGFYGLSLSPHQVVTGAVTLTLFVPCLASTLVILKEQGLVRGGAIWLGSIVLALLTGGAVAHGLPL